The Flavobacterium piscisymbiosum genome includes a region encoding these proteins:
- a CDS encoding AraC family transcriptional regulator: MKDTFFIYKDFEIYSVEELTWKKEVHRHNFFELLYIEYGTGNHILNSIPHNYKENDIYLLTPKDYHSFKTLTPTKFHCLRFLPNFFSNKKEIEEIEKLFYYHNQTNGNLIFLEDDKAFCEMVILKILEEVARPKGQNEIIIKSLMMSLIQIIRRNGSINENSLNFQTTEVLKIDTILSYIRSNIANPHLLKKKEMANHFNVSIHYIGEYFKTHLNITLRDYIEQTKLKVVTEKLSKSNLTFSEISNDLGFIDSSHFNKFIMRSTGISPSELKKSLS; the protein is encoded by the coding sequence ATGAAAGACACCTTTTTTATATATAAAGATTTCGAAATTTATTCGGTCGAAGAACTTACCTGGAAAAAGGAAGTTCATAGGCATAATTTCTTCGAATTGTTATACATAGAGTACGGAACCGGAAATCATATCTTAAATTCGATTCCTCACAATTATAAAGAAAATGATATTTACTTACTTACGCCCAAGGATTATCATTCTTTTAAAACATTAACGCCTACCAAGTTTCATTGTTTACGTTTTCTGCCCAATTTCTTTTCGAATAAAAAAGAGATCGAGGAAATAGAAAAACTATTTTATTACCACAATCAAACCAACGGAAATTTGATTTTCCTTGAAGACGATAAAGCTTTTTGCGAAATGGTTATCCTAAAAATACTTGAGGAAGTTGCCAGACCAAAAGGACAAAACGAAATCATAATCAAAAGTTTAATGATGTCGCTGATTCAGATCATTAGACGAAATGGAAGTATAAATGAGAATAGTTTGAATTTTCAAACGACTGAAGTTTTAAAAATTGATACGATTTTAAGTTATATTCGGTCGAATATTGCCAACCCACATTTATTGAAGAAAAAAGAAATGGCGAATCATTTTAATGTTTCTATCCATTATATTGGTGAGTATTTTAAAACCCATCTCAATATAACTTTACGTGATTACATAGAGCAGACAAAGCTGAAAGTCGTTACAGAAAAATTGAGCAAAAGTAATTTGACATTTTCTGAAATCAGCAATGATTTGGGGTTTATTGATAGTAGTCATTTTAATAAATTCATTATGCGAAGCACTGGAATATCGCCATCTGAGTTAAAAAAATCATTAAGTTAA